Within Pseudomonas sp. LBUM920, the genomic segment CTGGTTCTGCAACCCTTCGCGATACAGCTGTGGCGCAATGCCGGCGCCGATGATGAAGGCCAGCAGTGCAATCTCCCGACGCGGGCCGGTTACCGGGCGAACCAGGTAAACCAGCGCCGGCAACACCAGCGCCGCACTCGGGAAGCTGCGATAACGCGGGTCAAACACCAGCGCCAGCATCATTACCGCACCGGCGAACCCGGCGATTGCCACCAGCCAGCCCGCGCGTTGCTCCAGCCAATTAAAGGCCCGCTCACGCCAACCGTCGCGCGCGCTCAGGGCCAGGGCGGCGTGGGCCAGCACCAGCAGGTTCAACACCACCAGCAAGCCTGCCCACACCCATTCATCGTTGAAGCGCGCGGTAACGCGGGTCAGTTCGGCCCAGGTGCCGATGGAACAGGCCGCTACGGCACCGAGCAATGGCAGCATGAGTGCTGCGCGCGTGCTGCGAACGCGCCCGCCAAGTACCAAGGTGCCCAGCAGGATAATCCCGCCCACGCCCAGCCACAGCGGCCAGTACGGCACATTGCTGACCGGCCCGGCGAGGATGCCCTTGTCCTGGCGATCAGCATCAAACAGCCCCCAGTAACCCCCGACCGCGCCTTCGCTGGCGCGTTTCCATGGCTGGTCAAAGGCTTCGATCAGGTTGTAATGCCAGCCATTGGCCTCGGCCATGGCCACAAAGCCGCGCATGAACTTGGCTTCATTGACCCGGCTCGGCACGGCGGTTTCGCGCTGGCGGCCTTCGCTGGGCCAGCCAGTCTCGCCGATCAGCACATCCTTGGGAGCGAACTGGTTGCCGAAAGTCTGACGTACATCACCCACGTGCTTGAGCGC encodes:
- a CDS encoding glycosyl hydrolase family 17 protein, encoding MPATARFPALPYIFALILGVLALVGYWYGLGRPVVLPDVASASHKMQCASYTPFDKDQSPFDQPFKLRPERMDADLALLATRFECIRTYSMTGLEALPDLARKHGLKLMAGAWVSSDPVATEKEVAELIAAANANPDVVTSVIVGNEALLRKEVTAKQLVTLIHKVKSQIKQPVTYADVWEFWLKHPEIAPAVDFLTIHLLPYWEDDPSGIDQALKHVGDVRQTFGNQFAPKDVLIGETGWPSEGRQRETAVPSRVNEAKFMRGFVAMAEANGWHYNLIEAFDQPWKRASEGAVGGYWGLFDADRQDKGILAGPVSNVPYWPLWLGVGGIILLGTLVLGGRVRSTRAALMLPLLGAVAACSIGTWAELTRVTARFNDEWVWAGLLVVLNLLVLAHAALALSARDGWRERAFNWLEQRAGWLVAIAGFAGAVMMLALVFDPRYRSFPSAALVLPALVYLVRPVTGPRREIALLAFIIGAGIAPQLYREGLQNQQAWGWAIVSVLMVVALWRCLRVRKA